The following proteins are encoded in a genomic region of Magnolia sinica isolate HGM2019 chromosome 1, MsV1, whole genome shotgun sequence:
- the LOC131218705 gene encoding uncharacterized protein LOC131218705 — MLEGKARIEDTDMPVKMQLHAMTSASQALDLYDVSDCKSIAAHIKKEFDNIYGCGWQCVVGSNFGCFFTHSKGTFIYFCLETLNFLIFKGASG, encoded by the exons atgttGGAAGGAAAAGCTCGAATAGAAGATACAGACATGCCAGTGAAGATGCAGCTCCATGCAATGACCTCTGCCTCTCAAGCTCTCGACCTCTACGACGTCTCTGATTGTAAAAGCATTGCTGCCCATATAAAAAAG GAATTCGACAATATCTATGGTTGTGGATGGCAATGCGTGGTTGGCTCGAATTTCGGTTGCTTCTTCACCCATTCCAAGGGaactttcatttatttttgtctGGAGACCCTTAATTTCCTCATCTTCAAGGGGGCCTCTGGCTAA
- the LOC131249096 gene encoding glyoxylate/hydroxypyruvate/pyruvate reductase 2KGR-like translates to MENLGVLLTYPNAYFEQVLEKRVKLFRLWQSPPSNRIEFLKKNSESIRAIISNAHVGADANTIDALPNLEIISSHSVGLDKIDLAKCRERGIRVTYTPDVLTDEVADTAVGLILATLRKICASDRYVRERKWTEKGNFALTTKYRSLWYSAIYSANVALL, encoded by the exons ATGGAAAATCTAGGCGTTCTTCTAACCTACCCAAACGCATACTTCGAACAAGTGCTCGAGAAGCGAGTCAAGCTCTTCAGGCTCTGGCAATCTCCCCCCTCCAACAGGATTGAATTCCTGAAGAAGAACTCCGAATCAATCCGTGCAATTATCTCAAACGCCCACGTTGGAGCTGATGCCAATACAATCGACGCCCTTCCTAACCTTGAGATTATCTCCAGCCACAGCGTCGGATTGGACAAGATCGATCTGGCCAAGTGCAGGGAGAGAGGGATCAGGGTCACGTACACGCCCGACGTCCTGACCGACGAAGTCGCCGACACTGCCGTCGGTCTGATCTTGGCCACGTTGAGGAAGATCTGCGCGTCCGATCGGTATGTTAGGGAGAGGAAGTGGACGGAGAAGGGGAATTTTGCATTGACAACGAAG TACCGCAGCTTGTGGTACAGTGCTATCTATTCTGCCAACGTGGCACTTCTGTAA